One part of the Mariniblastus fucicola genome encodes these proteins:
- a CDS encoding ATP-dependent helicase produces the protein MAVETQQELLDGLNEPQRTAVQHIDGPMLILAGPGSGKTRVITHRIAHMIAQGIPSWQIVALTFTNKAADEMRNRLKKLSPGNLSWTGTFHRFCSRLLRHYATLVGLQENYSIYDMKDSKKVLKQAIANAEIDVKHFSADKIGNEVSNLKNHGVSVEQFIPRPGNVMDKILSKVYPEYQKLLQMANGVDFDDLLLHCVDLLRNNPELRESLDLKYTYMMVDEYQDTNRAQYQLIRLLNHNVQNLAVTGDPDQSIYGWRGANLNNILDFEKDYPKVQVVRLEENYRSTKSILRVADQLIENNVRRKKKSLITQNEEGNAVKLVAFPSPQDEAADVADSIALAIQKGKRRAKDFAILYRTNWLSRSFEHTLRQCGVPYQVLNGHEFYQRKEIKDIIAYLHLLNNPDDSVAFERVVNVPSRKIGKVTLTRLQRHARENSVSMLAAARDCEQNDTIKKAVGNRILSFVELIDRLSKQVGDEVEPVIRNVLAETGYRDWLTEDGSEEAYERAGNVDELVVAAQEFDNEHPEDGGLGRYLEQAALVSDTDVWESDADYVTMMTMHAAKGLEFPCVYIVGLEDGILPHERSTGNDDEVEEERRLLFVGITRAEKELQFSRCLNRFRRGSYWPAIPSRFLMELPRDEMEIFGAQHQQAGMTAEDLQRTIDAMDISNETHYEDLPAIDINLSDAANAATGGTLFATEAEDESDRDSSDADVQVPKTKPSLSNMMTGAELAKQHAANPADRLTPEKCEVGLEVEHVEYGIGKIIAMTGAERKLTATINFPKVGNKRIRLAFSNLRLPKN, from the coding sequence ATGGCAGTCGAAACGCAACAGGAATTACTTGACGGGCTAAATGAGCCGCAGCGAACCGCCGTCCAACATATCGACGGCCCGATGCTGATTCTGGCTGGACCCGGTAGCGGAAAAACGCGAGTGATCACGCACCGCATTGCGCATATGATCGCCCAGGGGATTCCTTCGTGGCAAATCGTTGCACTGACATTTACCAACAAAGCCGCTGACGAGATGCGGAACCGATTGAAGAAACTTTCGCCGGGCAACCTTTCCTGGACCGGAACGTTTCACAGATTCTGTTCCAGACTGCTGCGGCATTACGCGACGCTGGTTGGCTTGCAAGAGAATTACTCGATCTACGACATGAAGGACAGCAAGAAAGTCCTGAAGCAGGCGATCGCCAACGCCGAGATCGACGTCAAGCATTTCTCCGCCGACAAAATTGGCAACGAAGTCAGCAACCTGAAGAACCACGGCGTCTCGGTCGAGCAATTCATACCGCGGCCCGGCAACGTGATGGACAAGATTCTGTCCAAGGTTTACCCGGAGTATCAGAAACTGTTGCAGATGGCAAACGGCGTCGACTTTGACGATTTGTTGTTGCACTGTGTTGACTTGCTGCGAAACAACCCGGAACTCCGCGAGTCGCTGGATCTGAAATACACCTACATGATGGTGGACGAGTACCAGGACACGAACCGGGCTCAATACCAATTGATTCGACTGCTGAATCACAACGTGCAGAATCTGGCTGTGACGGGCGATCCAGACCAGTCAATTTACGGCTGGCGCGGCGCGAATTTGAACAACATTCTGGACTTTGAAAAGGACTACCCGAAGGTTCAAGTCGTTCGACTGGAAGAGAACTACCGCAGCACCAAATCGATTCTGCGCGTCGCGGATCAGTTGATTGAAAACAACGTTCGCCGCAAAAAGAAGTCCTTGATCACGCAAAACGAGGAAGGGAACGCTGTCAAACTGGTCGCCTTTCCGTCGCCGCAGGACGAAGCCGCCGACGTCGCGGACTCGATCGCGCTGGCGATTCAGAAAGGAAAACGTCGCGCGAAAGATTTCGCAATCCTGTACCGCACGAACTGGTTGTCTCGTTCGTTTGAGCATACGTTGCGTCAATGCGGCGTACCGTATCAGGTTCTCAACGGGCACGAGTTCTATCAGCGTAAAGAAATCAAAGACATCATTGCTTACCTTCATTTGCTGAACAATCCTGACGACAGCGTGGCCTTTGAGCGAGTCGTCAATGTGCCGTCGCGGAAAATCGGCAAGGTCACGTTGACTCGACTGCAACGCCACGCCCGCGAGAATTCGGTCTCGATGTTGGCGGCAGCTCGCGACTGCGAACAGAATGACACGATCAAGAAAGCGGTTGGCAATCGAATTCTGAGCTTTGTCGAGCTGATCGATCGGCTGTCCAAACAGGTCGGCGATGAAGTCGAGCCAGTGATCCGCAACGTCTTGGCCGAAACGGGATACCGCGACTGGTTGACCGAAGACGGCAGCGAGGAAGCATACGAACGGGCGGGCAACGTTGATGAACTGGTTGTCGCGGCTCAGGAATTCGACAACGAACATCCGGAAGACGGCGGCCTGGGACGATATCTGGAACAGGCGGCTCTGGTTTCCGACACCGACGTGTGGGAATCCGATGCGGATTACGTGACGATGATGACGATGCACGCCGCCAAGGGACTTGAGTTTCCTTGCGTGTACATTGTCGGTCTGGAAGACGGGATTTTGCCTCATGAGCGAAGCACCGGCAACGATGATGAAGTCGAGGAAGAGCGTCGGTTGCTGTTCGTGGGCATCACGCGGGCTGAGAAAGAGCTGCAATTTTCTCGCTGCCTGAACCGTTTTCGTCGAGGGAGCTATTGGCCTGCGATTCCCAGCCGTTTCCTGATGGAGTTGCCTCGCGATGAGATGGAAATCTTCGGCGCCCAGCACCAACAGGCTGGTATGACGGCAGAAGATTTGCAACGGACCATCGATGCGATGGATATCTCAAACGAGACCCATTACGAGGACCTTCCGGCGATCGACATCAATCTCAGCGACGCGGCGAACGCAGCAACCGGCGGTACGCTGTTCGCAACCGAGGCTGAAGATGAATCGGACAGGGACAGCAGTGACGCCGATGTACAGGTGCCGAAGACAAAGCCATCATTGTCCAACATGATGACGGGCGCTGAACTTGCAAAACAACACGCGGCAAATCCGGCTGATCGCCTGACGCCCGAAAAATGCGAAGTCGGCCTGGAGGTCGAGCATGTGGAATACGGGAT